The proteins below come from a single Yamadazyma tenuis chromosome 5, complete sequence genomic window:
- the SEC31 gene encoding protein transport protein S31 (COG:U; BUSCO:EOG09260A98; EggNog:ENOG503NW7P), which produces MVKIEEIDRTSTFAWSYDSLPLLATGTVAGAVDLNFNSSSSLEIWDIFSATNKKDPIFQASVDNRFHVLAWSKPFEGRPKGLLAGAFENGVIEFWDVDTLIKSQDLQKASVHKSDHHSGDVKTLSFNPKEAHQLISGGSKGQIFVWDCKSFDIPKSPGTAMSPMDEVSCVAWNNSKTNVFASTGNGGYTSIWDLSRTREVLHLAYNGDLGRANFSYVAWHPTETTKLITASDNDGCPVILTWDLRNANAPEKIMQGHKKGVLSLDWCKQDPELLISSGKDNTTIVWNPITGQKLGEYPTTANWAFLTKFAPNAPDIFATASYDGKIIVQTLQDTSPPIVSKATENEDEFWNELATTDTQHPVFEVKQAPAWLKRPSSVFFGFGSKLVTVKSDTHGKSVVNINKFVPSSALKFSPEQLNSALTSNDFDSIISNKLEGEFLDDRDKADWELLKKLSSTDKKSLFTDVIKEVSEEEAPKTNGDSKPEAEGGDQEEDSFFDKLGKESNGTKDTGYTPSGSFKLFGESSSESDKKLIKLILSNKIEPAVEECLDSDNLIEALVLALDGSDEVKGKVKNAFFNKNKDSELSRVIYGASSKNITDIVAYADVSDWKHIANSISAYCVDTEDFNAKITELGDRVLKQDSSNRDDAILCYLSGGALDKIASIWLQELPAYETKLLEGKDRTDITTPFDAHFESLNNFAEKIAAYRAISKVTGALSGPSIEPICKTILEYSNLLANYGEFEVADKFSKLLPDEFDGFKAYKDRISKATNKVNGSTANTKVGGRYSKPIQSKPILSPANKYAQAQSPGSQFTPIQALPQTPVSQVPPIAAPLNPYMKPAVGAPSNPYMKPAVSNPYAAPINPYMRPQSSVGAPGEPHSIAPPPLAAKPKYKEVTDGWNDLPETFKQKPEARRAAAAAVSPAPTAFPQPALGPQRSSVSSPGAPPGAPHSGPPRAPSRNPSKASLPTVSSPRSTPVQTKRYAPPPGTVASPSQTPVVAGPSGSFPGSTPRNPYAPPASAYAPPTSSVPPSGPVSNTVSPRASHSQPVRNPYMPSTPAEPAVPQAPPSRVPSGGMIAPRPIIQSPYQGLSSRPSMSSIPPPPSGPVSGPPPTGPPSLSQPPAVPIPVEAPVIEKFPAGDRSHIPAESLPIYQVFSSAYEALKPNIPEKYAKHGEDMEKRLNILYDHLNNSELLSAGGIELLREISSKLEAKEYQAASTLVLSFASSFPEEVGHWHAGVKRLINMAEALQ; this is translated from the coding sequence ATGGTCAAAATCGAAGAAATCGACCGAACTTCCACGTTTGCGTGGAGCTATGATAGCTTGCCATTGTTGGCCACCGGAACTGTGGCCGGGGCCGTTGATCTTaacttcaattcatccTCCAGTTTGGAAATATGGGATATATTCTCtgccaccaacaaaaaggaTCCTATTTTCCAGGCCTCAGTTGACAATCGCTTCCACGTGTTGGCGTGGTCCAAGCCGTTTGAAGGAAGACCCAAAGGGTTGTTAGCCGGAGCCTTCGAAAACGGTGTTATTGAGTTCTGGGACGTTGAtaccttgatcaagtcccAAGACTTACAAAAAGCGTCGGTCCACAAATCCGATCACCACTCAGGAGACGTCAAGACATTGTCTTTCAACCCCAAGGAAGCCCACCAGTTGATTTCGGGAGGCTCCAAGGGCCAGATTTTTGTTTGGGACTGTAAACTGTTCGACATCCCAAAGTCTCCTGGTACTGCTATGTCACCCATGGACGAAGTCTCGTGTGTGGCCTGGAATAACTCCAAAACTAATGTGTTTGCAAGCACTGGAAATGGAGGATACACGTCGATCTGGGACTTGAGCAGAACTCGGGAAGTGTTACACTTGGCATATAACGGAGATTTGGGCAGAGCCAACTTTTCCTACGTCGCATGGCACCCGACCGAGACTACCAAGTTGATTACCGCTAGCGACAACGACGGCTGCCCCGTGATCTTGACCTGGGACTTGAGAAATGCCAATGCTCCCGAGAAGATCATGCAGGGTCATAAAAAGGGTGTTTTGTCTTTGGACTGGTGTAAGCAAGACCCCGaattgttgatttccaGCGGAAAAGATAATACCACCATTGTGTGGAACCCTATCACGGGTCAGAAATTGGGTGAGTACCCTACCACTGCCAACTGGGCgttcttgaccaagtttGCTCCTAATGCTCCTGATATTTTTGCTACGGCTTCTTATGATGGTAAGATCATCGTGCAAACCTTGCAAGACACTTCTCCTCCAATTGTGTCAAAAGCCACCGAGAATGAGGACGAGTTTTGGAACGAACTTGCCACAACCGATACTCAGCATCCTGTTTTTGAAGTGAAGCAAGCCCCAGCTTGGTTGAAGCGTCCTTCGTCGGTGttctttgggtttggaTCCAAATTGGTGACAGTTAAGAGCGATACCCACGGAAAGTCTGTGGTtaatatcaacaagtttgtgCCTTCAAGTGCTTTGAAGTTCTCTCCCGAGCAGCTCAACTCGGCCTTAACCTCCAATGATTTTGATTCTATCATTAGCAATAAACTCGAGGGAGAGTTCCTCGATGACCGTGATAAAGCTGATTGGGAGcttttgaaaaaattgtCCTCCACCGACAAGAAGAGTCTTTTCACTGATGTGATCAAGGAGGTTTCCGAAGAAGAGGCTCCCAAAACAAACGGTGATTCTAAACCTGAAGCGGAAGGTGGAGACCAGGAAGAGGAttctttctttgacaaGTTAGGAAAAGAAAGCAATGGTACCAAAGACACTGGTTACACTCCTTCCGGATCTTTCAAATTGTTTGGCGAAAGCTCTTCAGAGTCCGACAAGAAGTTAATCAAATTGATCTTAAGTAATAAGATTGAACCTGCGGTTGAGGAATGTCTTGATAGCgataacttgattgaaGCTTTGGTGTTAGCTTTGGATGGATCTGATGAAGTGAAGGGCAAGGTCAAGAAtgccttcttcaacaaaaacaaggATTCAGAACTCTCAAGAGTCATCTATGGagcttcttccaaaaaTATCACGGATATCGTAGCTTATGCTGATGTTAGTGACTGGAAACATATTGCCAATAGTATTTCCGCATACTGCGTTGATACTGAAGACTTCAATGCAAAGATCACCGAATTAGGTGACCGGGTTTTGAAGCAAGACTCGTCTAATAGAGATGATGCTATCTTATGTTACTTGAGTGGAGGTGCTCTTGACAAGATTGCCAGTATATGGTTACAAGAGTTGCCCGCTTATGAGACtaagttgttggaaggaAAGGACCGTACCGATATAACCACTCCTTTTGACGCTCATTTCGAGTCATTAAACAACTTTGCCGAGAAGATTGCTGCGTATAGGGCTATCTCCAAAGTAACTGGGGCTCTTTCTGGGCCTTCTATTGAACCAATTTGTAAGACGATTCTCGAATACTCCAATCTCCTTGCCAACTACGGTGAATTCGAAGTGGCAGAtaagttttccaagttatTACCTGACGAATTTGATGGCTTTAAGGCCTATAAGGATCGTATCTCCAAGGCTACTAACAAGGTTAACGGGTCCActgccaacaccaaagttggtggaaggTACTCTAAGCCCATCCAGTCAAAGCCAATATTGTCCCCAGCCAACAAGTATGCTCAGGCACAGTCACCAGGTTCTCAATTTACTCCTATCCAGGCTCTTCCACAAACCCCAGTTTCTCAGGTTCCTCCTATTGCTGCTCCTTTAAACCCATATATGAAGCCGGCAGTTGGTGCTCCTTCGAACCCATATATGAAGCCTGCTGTTTCGAATCCATACGCTGCTCCCATCAATCCATATATGAGACCACAGTCATCTGTGGGTGCACCAGGAGAACCTCATAGCATTGCTCCTCCACCATTGGCAGCCAAGCCAAAATATAAGGAGGTGACCGATGGTTGGAACGATCTTCCTGAGACTTTTAAGCAAAAACCTGAGGCTCGTCGTGCAGCAGCTGCCGCCGTATCTCCTGCTCCCACGGCTTTCCCTCAGCCTGCCTTGGGACCTCAGAGATCGTCTGTGTCTTCTCCAGGAGCTCCTCCAGGAGCTCCTCATTCAGGACCCCCTAGAGCCCCATCGCGGAATCCTTCCAAAGCTTCTCTTCCTACGGTGTCATCACCTCGTCTGACTCCTGTTCAAACTAAGAGATACGCCCCACCCCCCGGAACTGTTGCTTCACCCTCTCAAACCCCAGTGGTTGCTGGCCCTAGTGGTTCTTTTCCTGGTTCTACTCCTAGAAACCCGTATGCTCCTCCTGCCTCGGCCTACGCTCCTCCAACATCATCAGTCCCTCCGTCAGGCCCGGTTCTGAATACTGTTTCTCCTAGAGCTTCACACAGTCAACCTGTGAGGAACCCTTACATGCCATCGACACCTGCTGAACCTGCAGTGCCGCAGGCCCCACCCAGTAGGGTTCCAAGTGGTGGAATGATTGCCCCCAGGCCAATCATTCAATCTCCTTACCAAGGTTTGAGCTCTCGTCCATCGATGAGCTCAATCCCTCCTCCACCTTCAGGACCAGTTTCAGGACCTCCCCCTACTGGACCTCCGCTGCTCTCTCAACCACCAGCAGTTCCAATTCCAGTAGAAGCCCCAGTAATTGAAAAGTTCCCAGCTGGTGACAGATCTCATATTCCTGCTGAATCTTTACCAATATACCAGGTATTCAGCTCGGCGTACGAAGCCCTCAAACCTAATATTCCAGAGAAGTATGCTAAGCATGGCGAAGATATGGAAAAGAGATTGAATATTCTTTACGATCATTTAAACAACAGTGAGTTATTGTCTGCGGGTGGTATTGAACTCTTGAGGGAGATTTCTAGCAAATTAGAAGCCAAAGAGTATCAGGCTGCCAGCACATTAGTGCTTTCATTTGCATCTTCATTCCCAGAAGAAGTCGGCCATTGGCATGCTGGTGTTAAACGTTTAATCAACATGGCCGAGGCTCTTCAATAA
- the ATH1 gene encoding alpha,alpha-trehalase ath1 (COG:G; CAZy:GH65; EggNog:ENOG503NUMQ) translates to MSASIRPPLILIMFVHLAFVACIYLYCSRVSTALGFLPDPHSDFSGPVSRDSVAQNTNDLLNFINSHENKRIFVQLSNSDYAFYDYHRNLVGTARFPLKNKYQQQPYVANGYIGSRIPNLGQGFTYDQLDNSDNNTDNLSNGWPLFNQRYAGAFVAGFFDIQHNTTQTNFPELLANGYESVIAAIPQWTSLQLAAKIANSTATLDPAAATAHQGSVSDYVQTMSLNHGVVTTEFTWLNTFRVKYQVLAHRKYVSLGIVNLQVSNLNNSDAELTVEDRLDFATAQRCQLVDVGHDSTGIYINFQPHQIDYINGTVYSRLESSLKANFSRTKNHTRVSQKTKLHLKKRSSVTLTKYVGIVTTDLDPQAYKSSEHLLNFAKKTALHSGSFTQLFEEHQEEWDKTLKSSVAITFPDDQLLTMTSRASAFHLAANTRPEAQGVTGALGVGGLSSDSYAGLVFWDSDLWMLNGILPFVPDRAKSIVNYRIHTHEQAIDNVPKGYSGAVYPWTSGRFGNCTATGPCLDYEYHINMAVSFAAWQVYLSGYGDDEYLKDTVFPLIYDAASFMADYVQYNSSLKAYTTHNLTDPDEYANHVDNGAYTNAGISSLMKFAVAIGSHLEEDIPSNFTNIAGNMNLPFSDGDDDITLEYTGMNSSVGIKQADVVMITYPLNNELITKDQAYTNMQFYAMKQVNYGPAMTFPIFSIVSSALSLSGCSSQSYLYKAMGAYLRTPFAQFAEQNNDDFATNGGTHPAFPFLTAHGGFLQAVLQGLTGLRYDFEVKDGQINRMLGFDPISVPLVGKAGVRFEGVKYMNNSLSLKVNETYFIVSNNGPVDEYTNASETITIKIGDRNIKAGKYELEEGDILEIPLTVPKASSPDSVCECASATFTNITEGAFGDSAFSINDGDNFTHWQAKYNDTTAKVLIDLKEFKNITGGEINWGDSPPQNWSLSLFELQRDWDTHELLASVDFGGDVNNQYRFFKTDQDIIDQDDAFTVLIEEDVEISSPFNESEFLVVEVPDKFNITRFELDDPALAKFLLLEFSNIHNKEPVDPSSTGGGKLYEVMLF, encoded by the coding sequence ATGTCTGCCTCTATCCGACCGCCATTGATACTTATCATGTTTGTGCACCTAGCGTTTGTGGCGTGTATCTATTTGTACTGCAGCCGTGTCAGCACTGCTCTTGGCTTCCTCCCCGACCCCCACTCCGATTTTAGTGGCCCCGTGTCCAGAGACTCAGTGGCCCAAAATACAAACGACCTTTTaaacttcatcaacagcCATGAAAACAAGCGGATTTTCGTCCAGCTCTCCAACAGTGACTATGCTTTCTACGACTACCACCGTAATCTCGTCGGTACTGCCCGCTTCCCCCTAAAAAATAagtaccaacaacaaccgTATGTTGCGAATGGCTACATTGGCAGCAGAATCCCCAACTTGGGACAGGGGTTCACCTACGACCAGTTGGACAACTCCGACAACAACACTGACAACTTGAGTAACGGGTGGCCCTTGTTCAACCAGCGATACGCCGGAGCGTTTGTGGCGGGATTTTTCGATATCCAGCACAATACCACCCAAACCAACTTCCCCGAGTTGCTCGCCAACGGCTACGAGAGCGTGATTGCGGCCATTCCCCAGTGGACGTCCCTCCagttggctgcaaaaatcGCGAACTCCACCGCCACCTTGGACCCGGCTGCCGCCACGGCGCACCAGGGTTCGGTCTCAGACTACGTCCAAACAATGTCTTTGAACCATGGGGTGGTCACCACCGAGTTCACGTGGCTCAACACCTTTCGTGTCAAGTACCAGGTGCTTGCGCACCGGAAATATGTCAGTTTGGGAATCGTCAATTTGCAGGTGctgaacttgaacaactccGATGCAGAGTTGACGGTTGAAGACAGACTCGATTTTGCAACCGCACAGCGGTGCCAGTTGGTTGATGTGGGCCACGATAGCACCGGTATCTATATCAATTTCCAGCCCCACCAGATTGACTATATCAACGGTACCGTCTACTCAAGATTGGAATCGAGTTTGAAAGCCAACTTTTCCAGAACTAAGAACCACACTAGAGTCAGTCAAAAGACCAAATTGCACCTCAAGAAACGATCTTCCGTAACTCTCACCAAGTACGTCGGTATCGTCACCACAGACTTGGATCCACAAGCTTACAAGTCTAGTGAACACTTGCTCAACTTTGCCAAAAAGACGGCTTTGCACAGTGGAAGCTTTACCCAACTATTCGAAGagcatcaagaagaatgggATAAAACCTTGAAGTCCTCTGTGGCCATCACATTTCCAGATGACCAGTTGTTGACGATGACAAGTAGAGCGTCGGCTTTTcatttggctgcaaatactCGACCTGAAGCCCAGGGAGTCACCGGGGCTCTTGGAGTCGGAGGATTATCGTCAGACTCTTATGCTGGGTTGGTTTTCTGGGACTCAGACTTGTGGATGTTGAATGGAATTCTTCCTTTTGTACCCGATAGAGCCAAAAGTATCGTAAATTACCGAATCCACACCCACGAACAAGCCATTGATAATGTACCTAAAGGCTATAGTGGTGCCGTTTACCCTTGGACAAGTGGACGGTTTGGTAACTGTACTGCTACGGGTCCTTGTTTGGACTATGAATACCACATCAACATGGCGGTGTCATTTGCGGCATGGCAGGTGTACTTGAGTGGGTacggtgatgatgaatATTTGAAAGACACGGTATTTCCGTTGATATACGATGCTGCTTCTTTCATGGCCGACTACGTCCAGTACAACTCGTCGTTGAAAGCATATACTACCCACAACTTGACTGATCCAGACGAATATGCCAATCATGTCGATAATGGGGCCTACACAAATGCCGGTATTTCTTCGTTAATGAAGTTTGCAGTGGCTATAGGCTCTCACCTTGAGGAAGACATTCCTTCGAACTTCACAAATATCGCAGGAAATATGAACCTTCCATTTTCTGATGGTGATGACGACATCACCTTGGAATATACGGGCATGAATTCAAGTGTGGGAATCAAACAGGCCGATGTGGTGATGATCACATACCCTTTGAACAATGAGCTTATCACGAAAGACCAGGCCTATACAAACATGCAATTCTACGCCATGAAACAAGTGAATTATGGGCCTGCCATGACATTCCCAATCTTTTCGATTGTGTCGTCGGCGTTGTCACTATCGGGATGTTCTTCCCAGTCTTATCTCTACAAAGCCATGGGTGCGTATCTCAGAACACCTTTCGCGCAGTTTGCTGAACAAAATAACGAcgattttgcaaccaatGGAGGAACACACCCAGCTTTCCCATTTTTGACAGCACATGGTGGATTCTTACAAGCGGTACTCCAAGGCTTAACCGGCTTGAGATATGATTTTGAGGTCAAAGATGGCCAGATAAACAGAATGTTGGGGTTCGATCCAATTAGCGTTCCTCTAGTGGGAAAAGCCGGTGTCAGGTTCGAAGGTGTAAAGTACATGAATAACTCCCTCTCATTGAAAGTTAACGAGACTTATTTTATTGTCTCTAACAACGGTCCTGTTGACGAGTACACAAATGCTTCGGAGACCATAACCATTAAAATAGGAGATAGAAACATCAAGGCCGGAAAGTATGAACTCGAAGAAGGAGACATTTTGGAGATTCCTCTAACAGTTCCCaaagcttcttctcctgACTCCGTATGTGAGTGTGCATCTGCCACCTTTACCAACATCACCGAAGGCGCTTTTGGCGACAGTGCTTTTCTGATCAACGATGGTGATAATTTCACTCACTGGCAAGCCAAGTACAATGATACCACTGCCAAAGTGTTGATTGACTTaaaagagttcaaaaatATCACCGGTGGTGAGATTAACTGGGGCGACTCGCCCCCACAGAATTGGTCTCTATCTTTGTTTGAGCTCCAAAGAGACTGGGATACTCATGAGCTTTTAGCTTCGGTCGACTTTGGGGGAGATGTGAACAACCAGTATCGCTTCTTTAAGACCGACCAGGACATTATCGACCAGGACGATGCTTTCACAGttcttattgaagaagatgtaGAGATCTCCTCACCGTTCAACGAGAGCGAGTTCTTGGTAGTTGAGGTTCCAGACAaattcaacatcaccagaTTCGAGTTGGACGACCCGGCTCTTGCAAAATTCTTACTTTTAGAGTTTTCCAACATCCACAACAAAGAGCCTGTGGATCCGTCATCTACAGGAGGGGGGAAGCTTTACGAAGTTATGttattttga
- a CDS encoding uncharacterized protein (COG:S; EggNog:ENOG503P74J) — MAPKKKPTASNSTKPSVKPRKPRSKKTIKTLQVPTINPPSQPSSQQTLPQSIFGRSNRLDDIFSSQTAADASDSGADLDSSLKSKKRGGEPSKTFEEDEGFFYKRTKPTTSTKKRSKQKPISTPIFKLNQALDELPNNNLHDSFDSMDFEPEVPPPKKTKIASIKKTSNVAKLSSPIRPRYEGTYKEPSPSSADDDEYVEQVSHHTINLTGGDDSDEDIEPTKSRKKHNKDRRSSYSNRGKRMSSIGNGLVASPHEDVLAKDYYKHIDTSLSEPHRMKQLLIWCIKKKIKEEDKKHQQSLLSSDDQVAINIAKVIKDETLHDLKDGTISTSWYNIPELSNDSGDNGMIANQEIVLPNPLNLTTEQNIKKFTKQLNRLKREKEQWKDMEKRNVSTLDKNLTSIDITDEKDINALRKHCKDKEVDYNDSVLGQQMVDHVASVYKDVTNKFSDNVENSIDELFNLTNTLTKVSHFVEKCTQSKLVPKISETTKSFVDKSKIQNIKATDSLWPTSSKPLGVKQILQGIAKLDSEKEAEMHV; from the coding sequence ATGGCCCCTAAGAAGAAGCCGACAGCACTGAACCTGACCAAGCCCTCTGTCAAACCCAGAAAGCCCAGGTCCAAAaaaaccatcaaaaccCTCCAAGTCCCCACCATAAACCCACCTTCACAGCCCAGTTCCCAACAGACACTTCCACAGAGTATTTTCGGGCGCCTGAACCGACTAGATGACATATTCTCGTCGCAGACAGCCGCAGACGCCTCCGATAGCGGTGCTGACCTAGACTCTTCTTTAAAGAGCAAGAAACGAGGTGGTGAGCCGTCCAAGACATTTGAAGAGGATGAAGGCTTCTTCTACAAGCGTACCAAGCCGACTACGAGCACCAAGAAGCGTCTGAAACAAAAGCCAATCAGCACGcccatcttcaagttgaaccaaGCATTGGATGAGCTACCCAATAACAACCTCCATGACAGTTTCGACTCCATGGACTTCGAGCCGGAGGTGCCACCACCCAAGAAAACCAAGATCGCCAGCATCAAGAAGACGAGCAATGTGGCCAAGCTCTCGTCTCCAATACGACCTAGGTATGAGGGTACGTACAAAGAACCGTCTCCATCTTCtgctgatgatgacgaatATGTGGAGCAAGTGTCCCACCATACGATCAACCTTACTGGTGGAGACGATAGTGATGAGGACATCGAGCCCACCAAGTCGAGAAAGAAACACAACAAAGATCGTAGGTCTTCTTACAGTAACAGAGGCAAGAGAATGCTGTCGATTGGCAACGGGTTGGTAGCATCTCCCCATGAAGACGTATTAGCCAAAGACTACTACAAGCATATTGACACATCGTTATCGGAACCTCATCGTATGAAACAACTTTTGATTTGGtgtatcaagaagaagataaagGAGGAAGATaagaaacaccaacaaagCCTATTAAGCTCGGACGACCAGGTTGCAATCAATATTGCCAAGGTGATCAAAGATGAAACCCTTCATGACTTGAAGGACGGAACCATATCCACCAGTTGGTATAACATTCCTGAATTATCCAACGATTCGGGTGATAATGGCATGATTGCCAATCAAGAAATCGTGTTACCGAACCCACTCAACCTCACGACTGAACAgaatatcaagaagttcaccaaGCAGTTGAACCGGTTAAAGCGAGAAAAAGAGCAGTGGAAAGATATGGAAAAGCGGAACGTTAGTACACTTGACAAGAATCTAACTAGCATTGACATCACCGACGAAAAGGACATTAATGCGTTACGTAAACATTGTAAGGATAAGGAGGTTGATTACAATGATTCTGTTCTTGGACAACAGATGGTAGACCACGTAGCATCTGTTTACAAGGACGTGACAAATAAGTTTCTGGATAACGTGGAGAACTCGATAGACGAATTGTTCAACCtcacaaacaccttgacCAAAGTCAGCCACTTCGTCGAGAAATGCACCCAGAGTAAGTTGGTGCCCAAAATCTCCGAAACCACCAAGAGTTTTGTGGATAAGAGCAAGATCCAAAACATCAAAGCCACAGACTCCCTCTGGCCCACGTCTTCAAAACCCTTGGGAGTAAAGCAAATTCTTCAGGGAATCGCCAAGTTGGATAGTGAGAAAGAAGCCGAGATGCATGTGTGA
- a CDS encoding uncharacterized protein (EggNog:ENOG503PVBS): MTTEWKEISECGRYIASFSPYVFTLKVFEIRSKRLLNSYDVSDGVRSHLVLKRLPADIKIGRIRWEHTLDGVSTKVAVSVENYSIVAIYDIFTYSDPIIIQQEASEGIQDFYWIPPVAEQQQEEEGSYTNSKQLIVYTKNHLQVKLYSLDCVQIVWKLTKPVSKTPIFNPQTPNMWSLVLESRSAEVNDQNPIVYHFYNEGSVSKLLYRFKLPNPLLSDDFDLHWSYSGKWLIYLNSADSLFGFNLQVFNSLGVNKRKFNLSEFIPTGDPIINLNWLNDGLGGDDSPVKFGATEYFVTNISIDSITDYIMVLTSDSEEIEIITISVKDFRVVSREKVRNFVGAQIWRESYDGANIHYVQSKLDVRKEMKIKRVFSFKKKDVKYLVVQFPDSILVNEIIINDETLNSSIVFKPIHYIVTDKIITVKLLMDELVVSTPSHVFAFDFKALRILHEGPTGGQIAYLDEPVVVVYDDDGGDDWTIKSQQQRKAYTKQISPRKRFERVMDSGRYLGNSFTEENTDTFINKRLRKN, encoded by the coding sequence ATGACTACAGAATGGAAAGAGATCTCAGAGTGTGGCAGGTACATCGCACTGTTTCTGCCGTACGTGTTTACgttgaaggtgtttgaaatcCGATCCAAGCGGTTGTTGAATTCGTATGATGTAAGTGATGGGGTGAGACTGCACTTGGTGTTAAAGAGACTACCTGCGGATATCAAGATCGGGAGAATACGATGGGAGCATACGCTAGATGGTGTGAGTACGAAGGTGGCTGTTCTGGTGGAAAACTATTCGATAGTGGCCATCTATGACATTTTCACCTATTCGGATCCGATTATCATTCAACAAGAGGCTTCTGAGGGCATACAAGACTTCTACTGGATCCCACCCGTGGCTGAGCAACAacaggaagaagaaggctCGTACACAAACTCGAAACAGTTGATTGTGTACACGAAAAATCATTTGCAAGTGAAGCTATACTCTCTTGATTGTGTACAAATTGTGTGGAAACTCACCAAACCGGTTTCCAAGACACCAATTTtcaatccacaaacaccaaataTGTGGTCACTAGTACTTGAGAGCCGGTCAGCTGAGGTCAACGACCAGAACCCCATTGTTTATCACTTTTATAACGAAGGGTCGGTGAGCAAATTGCTTTATAGATTCAAACTACCTAACCCGTTGCTATCGGACGACTTTGACCTTCACTGGAGTTATTCTGGTAAGTGGCTTATCTATTTGAACAGTGCCGACTCGCTTTTCGGGTTCAATTTGCAGGTGTTTAACTCGCTCGGAGTTAATAAGAGAAAGTTTAACCTATCGGAGTTCATACCTACGGGAGACCCCATCATTAACTTGAACTGGTTGAACGATGGTTTAGGAGGCGATGACTCACCGGTGAAGTTTGGGGCTACCGAGTACTTTGTTACAAACATAAGCATCGATTCCATCACTGACTATATTATGGTGCTAACGAGCGATTCTGAGGAGAtcgaaatcatcaccatttctGTGAAAGACTTCCGAGTTGTCAGCAGAGAGAAGGTACGAAACTTTGTGGGTGCCCAAATATGGAGAGAAAGTTATGACGGAGCAAATATTCACTACGTACAGAGTAAACTAGATGTACGGAAAGAGATGAAGATCAAGCGAGTGTTcagtttcaaaaaaaaagacgtcaagtacttggtggtCCAGTTCCCCGACTCGATTCTTGTCAACGAGATCATAATAAACGATGAAACCCTCAACAGTCTGATAGTTTTCAAGCCAATCCATTATATTGTCACAGATAAAATAATTACCGTGAAGCTACTCATGGATGAGTTAGTGGTTCTGACGCCCAGTCATGTTTTTGCGTTCGATTTCAAGGCCCTCCGTATTCTACACGAAGGCCCCACTGGTGGACAAATTGCATACTTGGATGAACCTGTGGTGGTTGTGTACGAcgatgatggtggtgatgactGGACCATCAAGAGCCAACAACAGCGGAAAGCGTATACAAAACAGATTTCACCACGGAAACGGTTTGAGAGAGTTATGGACAGTGGTAGGTACCTTGGGAACAGCTTTACAGAGGAGAACACCGACACGTTTATCAACAAACGACTTCGGAAAAACTAG